A single genomic interval of Psychroserpens sp. NJDZ02 harbors:
- a CDS encoding DUF3289 family protein, protein MRQRIVNGIITTKTENDHNFYATESNVAFSASTTVQEIGNESGVSYGDNEDCKITRVNQVTIGKAKRDPGYNFDGTKAEDMYYADKPPRSVSIKQDPVFLKSDSDLGLYLNTLMSSLSIGKMETLALDMANHFTQGIGGTYKNEILDNEIANNNAFVSYHSDFLKALKTELKNAAYNPANMSSIAMNLLNFSSFWDKVSGLGITVHQVWSVKAELKNYSHNSCTGLWQGTLLYTFYDHFGLDWDDIVKHGSDRIPQYHTGDFFKAWYILQHYRSAKPFITEFYRSVYLSGNSKRS, encoded by the coding sequence ATGCGACAAAGAATAGTAAATGGTATTATAACTACTAAAACAGAGAATGACCATAATTTCTATGCAACAGAAAGTAATGTTGCATTCTCTGCTAGCACAACGGTACAAGAAATTGGCAATGAAAGTGGTGTTAGTTATGGTGATAATGAGGATTGTAAAATAACAAGAGTAAATCAAGTTACTATTGGTAAAGCAAAACGCGATCCTGGATATAATTTTGATGGCACTAAAGCTGAAGATATGTATTATGCAGACAAACCTCCAAGATCAGTATCTATAAAACAAGATCCCGTTTTTCTTAAAAGTGATTCTGACTTGGGACTTTATTTAAACACCTTAATGAGTTCTCTATCCATAGGAAAAATGGAAACACTAGCTTTAGATATGGCTAATCATTTCACACAAGGTATTGGAGGTACTTATAAAAATGAAATTTTAGATAATGAAATTGCAAATAACAATGCGTTTGTATCCTATCACAGTGATTTTTTAAAAGCACTGAAAACTGAATTAAAAAATGCTGCTTACAATCCTGCAAATATGTCTTCAATAGCCATGAATTTATTAAACTTTTCATCATTTTGGGACAAGGTCTCTGGACTTGGTATTACAGTACATCAAGTATGGAGTGTAAAAGCCGAATTAAAAAATTACAGTCATAATTCCTGTACTGGATTATGGCAAGGCACTTTACTATATACTTTTTATGACCATTTTGGTTTAGACTGGGATGATATTGTTAAACATGGCTCGGATAGGATACCTCAGTACCATACTGGAGATTTTTTTAAGGCTTGGTATATACTTCAGCATTACAGATCTGCAAAGCCATTTATAACTGAATTTTATAGAAGTGTGTATTTAAGTGGAAACTCAAAACGTTCATAA
- a CDS encoding type VI secretion system Vgr family protein produces the protein MALQSNTTIFISGTEISAFKSITLHQSIDSHHKLELVCRMDVLENLTQALGESSKNYLGETITLQIASLDDFNGYKALEFKGIVSQVTTIKGYEASTGDEVVITALSPTFIADDGPHYASYNDFSLSDILHRTFSDYDKSKLEVVIQPNNTAPLHYSLQNGESTYNYASRLAAQYGEWFYYNGSKLIFGKPETEELVLTYGFDLKEYNLNLTPKSHNYKFYANDYLLNDTHEKDTKDISSGANGYSGFVSSKANTIFNNKTKVWHNLYNDPQAKQRLDSSIELQKKTYEIQQVKLNGISDNPGVKLGNIVKVEGASYRVIDITHSNRENGDYENRFEAVTADFDAYPNTNINAFPKSDTQTAVVMENADPDGLGRIRVQMPWQKTTGQMTPWIRIVTPHAGGDKGFHFIPEVNEEVLIGFEGGNAEHPYMLGSLYNGGGKASAFQNSSNAIKALKTRSGHTLMFTEDESIILTDKSGNKIHLDTTGGNINITAPETMTFNCKNMVVNVEQNLTTSVGMNKTDSIGLNSSESTGMTKSTTVGANANMMVMGNLMEFIQGDLTSEVVKGREESASEIKITSNNGNITKNAKGQIQNNSGEKGNNF, from the coding sequence ATGGCATTACAAAGTAACACCACTATATTTATTTCAGGTACAGAAATTTCTGCTTTTAAATCAATAACGCTTCATCAAAGCATAGATTCTCATCATAAGCTAGAACTTGTTTGTCGTATGGATGTCCTAGAAAACTTGACACAAGCATTAGGAGAATCTAGTAAAAATTATTTAGGAGAAACCATAACTTTACAAATAGCCTCTTTAGATGATTTTAATGGTTATAAAGCTTTAGAATTTAAAGGTATTGTATCTCAGGTCACAACTATAAAAGGGTACGAAGCTAGTACAGGTGACGAAGTAGTAATTACGGCCCTAAGTCCTACTTTTATTGCAGACGATGGCCCACACTATGCCTCTTATAACGACTTCTCTTTATCAGACATTTTACATCGTACTTTTAGTGACTACGACAAGTCTAAACTAGAAGTAGTCATACAACCTAATAATACTGCTCCCTTACACTACTCCCTCCAGAATGGAGAAAGCACTTATAACTATGCTAGTCGTTTAGCTGCGCAATATGGAGAATGGTTTTATTACAATGGGTCTAAACTTATTTTTGGAAAACCCGAAACTGAAGAATTAGTATTAACCTACGGTTTTGACCTTAAAGAATATAACCTAAACCTGACGCCAAAATCACATAATTATAAATTTTATGCCAACGACTACTTACTAAACGACACTCACGAAAAGGATACAAAAGACATCAGTTCTGGCGCCAATGGATATAGTGGTTTTGTCTCAAGTAAAGCCAATACCATCTTTAATAATAAAACTAAAGTTTGGCATAATTTATACAATGACCCACAAGCTAAACAAAGACTAGATTCTAGCATCGAATTACAAAAAAAAACTTACGAAATACAACAAGTTAAACTTAATGGAATAAGCGATAACCCTGGCGTCAAATTAGGAAACATTGTAAAAGTTGAAGGTGCTAGCTACAGAGTAATAGATATTACACATAGTAACAGAGAAAACGGTGATTACGAAAACAGATTTGAAGCTGTTACAGCGGACTTTGATGCCTATCCTAATACAAACATTAATGCGTTTCCTAAAAGTGATACACAAACTGCTGTGGTTATGGAAAATGCAGATCCGGATGGATTAGGTAGAATACGTGTACAAATGCCTTGGCAAAAAACAACTGGCCAAATGACACCGTGGATACGTATTGTAACGCCACATGCTGGAGGTGACAAAGGGTTCCATTTTATACCAGAAGTTAACGAGGAGGTCTTAATAGGCTTTGAAGGCGGTAATGCAGAGCATCCCTATATGTTAGGTAGTTTATATAATGGAGGTGGTAAAGCAAGTGCTTTTCAAAATTCATCAAATGCAATAAAAGCCTTAAAAACTAGAAGTGGGCATACGCTTATGTTTACAGAAGACGAAAGTATTATACTGACTGATAAAAGTGGTAATAAAATTCATTTAGATACAACAGGTGGTAATATTAACATTACAGCTCCAGAAACTATGACTTTTAATTGTAAAAACATGGTTGTTAATGTAGAGCAAAATTTAACCACATCTGTGGGTATGAATAAAACAGATTCTATTGGTCTGAACTCTAGCGAAAGCACTGGAATGACGAAGTCTACAACTGTTGGTGCAAATGCTAACATGATGGTCATGGGTAATTTAATGGAATTTATTCAAGGAGATTTAACGTCTGAAGTTGTCAAAGGAAGAGAGGAATCTGCTTCCGAAATAAAAATTACTAGTAACAATGGTAATATAACTAAAAACGCAAAAGGACAAATACAGAATAATAGTGGCGAAAAAGGAAATAATTTTTAA
- a CDS encoding OmpA family protein — MARGVKKIIMYQGKYYNKTSTNVTIPPEKPASFKVEEWFSGTTEDDKKNAITWMRQSNNRKTILYQLKSKTGYYFSISKKLCGPYTFYIEASLSGKRDFKNPSGLYINGYTKALIKGSNWRKTPTGNNIKNGSPIKYGELVYIWLDTEGLNGDTVTIEVYNQTIGADNYIDRYTNVKVVNGEVAFKIGNTKKWLNKVGWYTENVEEFYIKVKKGSGNTYIKDHLGADNHAIYLNIKNEVVDKEAEVSENLTPTKVYKAEVNAERHEPCKFDKVTISLPLVKDGKASTKTITIFEDGVTKIKSNTTDEKINRSIHFKFNDYSIAPDAQKKLNNILGFLLGHKGTTIMMTGYACVIGKADYNKNLSQQRSDSVKTFFVNGGLDSSRIISIGRGEYNIQNPDDYKNKNEEVYVDARRVDISFTFHGHTANAAVFETTAPSSKQIVTLDVLGFDTEDCYRNAEKHKEEIIVKSPDAEEFKETNPSLQFPIQSTLSKYNVAPIQYIWPKFNILNWSDSATLYKTHIHSCRYYSNQKAHSILIKAYPDIKWELEFKWNHTESFAYSYGNEMHPYDIEKGQEKVIGSTIDRGLSENFGEMAQSFELSLKAKWDEDSQNLEIGKEWGKKIAKTLKLFNKMKAATDAIAKSPVNGGKLSFEIKAPVIAVSAKWYLETPKNNTKIGTNITIGIESKPLIEAEGKINLWKIFREYGPNAICPGAGTVVNFVLEHIEGNVGISFMVIFTGSINAKGQVQGNTLVPTDTKGEIGIIGKIQVTMEFKAWANGEIGMASFEGYVKADVSTYVSGGIKAEVSKVGLYGYPELNFGGIIAKYVAVGSVKFGIFKRTFEKKGEYVIVEPNKSNFSKKYIIGPYK, encoded by the coding sequence ATGGCAAGAGGTGTAAAAAAAATAATAATGTATCAAGGAAAGTACTATAACAAGACTAGTACTAATGTTACTATTCCTCCAGAAAAGCCTGCCAGCTTTAAAGTAGAAGAATGGTTTTCTGGAACAACAGAGGATGATAAAAAGAACGCTATCACTTGGATGCGACAATCCAATAATAGAAAGACAATATTATACCAATTAAAGTCGAAAACTGGGTACTATTTTAGCATATCAAAAAAACTATGTGGTCCTTATACTTTTTACATTGAAGCTAGTTTATCTGGAAAAAGAGATTTTAAAAATCCATCAGGTCTTTATATAAATGGTTATACAAAGGCTTTAATAAAAGGAAGTAATTGGAGAAAAACACCAACAGGTAACAATATTAAAAATGGGTCTCCAATCAAATATGGAGAGCTAGTTTATATCTGGTTAGATACCGAAGGGTTAAATGGAGATACAGTTACTATAGAAGTTTATAACCAAACTATAGGGGCTGATAATTACATAGATAGATATACTAACGTAAAAGTCGTTAATGGTGAAGTTGCATTTAAGATTGGAAACACAAAAAAATGGCTAAATAAAGTTGGCTGGTATACAGAAAACGTTGAAGAGTTTTATATAAAAGTAAAAAAAGGAAGTGGTAATACATATATTAAAGATCACTTAGGTGCAGACAATCATGCAATATATTTAAATATTAAAAATGAAGTTGTAGATAAAGAAGCTGAAGTTAGCGAAAACCTAACACCAACAAAAGTCTATAAAGCAGAGGTTAACGCAGAAAGACATGAACCTTGCAAGTTTGACAAAGTAACCATATCATTACCTCTTGTTAAAGACGGTAAAGCATCAACAAAAACTATTACAATATTTGAAGATGGGGTAACTAAAATAAAAAGTAATACAACCGACGAGAAAATAAATCGCAGCATTCATTTTAAATTTAATGATTATAGTATTGCTCCTGATGCGCAAAAAAAACTAAATAACATATTAGGTTTTTTATTAGGCCATAAAGGAACGACTATAATGATGACCGGTTATGCTTGTGTAATTGGTAAAGCAGATTACAATAAAAATTTATCGCAACAACGTAGTGATTCTGTTAAAACCTTTTTTGTAAATGGAGGTTTAGATTCAAGTAGAATTATTAGCATTGGTCGTGGAGAGTATAATATTCAAAACCCAGATGATTATAAAAATAAAAACGAAGAAGTCTATGTAGATGCCCGTCGTGTAGATATTTCATTTACTTTTCATGGTCACACAGCAAATGCTGCTGTTTTTGAAACCACTGCGCCAAGTAGTAAACAAATAGTAACATTAGATGTCTTAGGTTTTGACACCGAGGATTGTTATAGAAATGCCGAAAAACACAAAGAAGAAATTATTGTAAAATCTCCTGATGCAGAAGAGTTTAAAGAAACAAATCCCTCATTACAGTTCCCTATTCAATCAACACTTTCTAAATATAACGTTGCTCCAATTCAATATATATGGCCAAAATTCAACATACTAAATTGGTCAGATTCAGCGACTTTATACAAAACGCATATTCATAGTTGCAGATATTATTCTAATCAAAAAGCACATAGTATTTTAATAAAAGCTTATCCAGATATTAAATGGGAATTAGAATTTAAATGGAACCATACTGAATCCTTTGCTTATTCATATGGTAATGAAATGCATCCTTATGACATAGAAAAAGGACAGGAAAAAGTAATTGGATCAACAATCGACCGAGGGCTTTCTGAAAATTTTGGAGAAATGGCTCAATCTTTTGAACTATCATTAAAAGCTAAGTGGGATGAAGATTCTCAAAATTTAGAGATTGGTAAAGAGTGGGGAAAAAAAATAGCAAAAACGCTTAAGCTCTTTAACAAAATGAAAGCCGCTACAGATGCTATTGCAAAATCACCTGTAAATGGAGGTAAATTAAGCTTTGAAATAAAAGCTCCTGTAATTGCTGTGTCTGCAAAATGGTATCTTGAAACGCCAAAAAACAATACAAAAATTGGAACGAATATCACCATTGGTATAGAGTCTAAACCTTTGATTGAAGCCGAAGGTAAAATTAATCTTTGGAAAATTTTCAGAGAATATGGCCCCAATGCAATATGTCCCGGTGCCGGAACGGTTGTAAATTTTGTTTTAGAACATATTGAGGGTAATGTAGGCATTAGTTTTATGGTAATATTTACAGGAAGTATAAATGCAAAAGGGCAAGTACAAGGCAACACTTTAGTACCTACGGACACAAAAGGAGAGATAGGTATTATAGGTAAAATACAAGTGACCATGGAATTTAAAGCATGGGCAAATGGGGAGATAGGTATGGCCAGCTTTGAAGGATATGTAAAAGCAGATGTTAGTACGTATGTTTCTGGAGGTATTAAAGCAGAAGTCAGTAAAGTTGGCCTATATGGCTATCCAGAACTAAATTTTGGAGGTATCATTGCTAAATACGTTGCTGTTGGATCTGTAAAGTTTGGAATTTTCAAAAGGACTTTTGAAAAGAAAGGAGAATACGTAATAGTTGAACCAAATAAATCTAACTTTAGTAAAAAATATATTATCGGACCTTATAAATAA
- a CDS encoding DUF4280 domain-containing protein produces the protein MSEKHIVVHGAICECQQGFIPDMLEVKSHTYEYANDKNGSKKLIGTTLEIGTPFKNKTFGQCKLQPTPSSYKPCQPMITGWDGAYEDVTLKNGGNILTEDSKAICAIAGSGVVSITNHGQISEPSQQNINNADEDTQAQLNPMVDTSALGKNENNNEGIVESAN, from the coding sequence ATGAGTGAAAAACATATTGTAGTCCATGGTGCCATTTGTGAGTGCCAACAAGGATTTATACCAGATATGCTAGAGGTTAAATCACATACATACGAGTACGCAAATGACAAGAATGGAAGCAAAAAATTAATAGGTACAACCTTAGAGATAGGTACCCCATTTAAAAATAAAACCTTTGGTCAATGCAAATTACAACCCACACCAAGTAGTTATAAACCATGTCAACCAATGATTACTGGATGGGATGGCGCCTATGAAGATGTCACATTAAAAAATGGAGGTAACATTTTAACAGAAGATAGCAAAGCTATTTGCGCTATAGCTGGCTCAGGAGTAGTATCAATAACTAACCACGGTCAAATTTCAGAACCTAGTCAACAAAACATTAATAATGCAGACGAGGATACCCAAGCACAATTAAACCCAATGGTGGATACTAGTGCGCTTGGGAAAAATGAGAATAATAATGAAGGAATAGTTGAATCTGCAAATTAA
- a CDS encoding matrixin family metalloprotease produces MAEAKVRFGSPVATSRTQLPQILKKFLVHFRRPSDYDGTYGFDWLRDEYIHPIKSVILDHSGNTINAALNLCENTNLLKTKYKKLVAHNNDYYGSWLTMFPNTIEANTTHSASIQTNGIDLDIDIETLETLISDDTEIIFENENPFLKITPEKLMLKNLITGTITNKSLGGTNIKKYYSNSKKINIKSDGGVFENDEEIKVFAKLDSQKVEVGKLMVCKNNDYNDYTTEIYVIKSYLRDDPNFSKTIIDTELAKIGGIQGLEDYLNQKSMNQSLIKVKLIYDQSKDWVFRKQSLINASNQPKYNGMIQNQSTMLMSTGRYMDYINDRFKLMYPNLVNKNAVFLYITPFTSPTAGGASYNAPLDSKHIIIFKNNIDHLPSYAHEIGHNFGLEHSFEDDPTLTNAILLANAQADLAQDEATKISTLTNNRAFYNANPERRREDTKILDNNIQYRRDNIIVLNNNLLRFSKKATENIMDYDLSNQKVFFKWQSDIMKPEVKTYYH; encoded by the coding sequence ATGGCGGAAGCTAAAGTTCGTTTTGGATCACCTGTAGCAACATCTAGAACCCAGCTACCACAAATATTAAAAAAGTTTTTAGTACACTTTAGACGACCTTCAGATTATGATGGAACGTATGGTTTTGATTGGTTAAGGGATGAGTATATTCACCCTATTAAAAGTGTAATTCTAGACCATAGTGGAAACACAATTAACGCTGCATTAAACCTTTGTGAAAACACTAATCTTTTAAAAACTAAATATAAAAAATTAGTAGCTCATAATAACGATTATTATGGTTCTTGGTTAACCATGTTTCCAAATACAATAGAAGCTAATACTACGCACTCCGCTTCAATTCAAACAAATGGAATTGATTTAGATATAGATATCGAAACTTTAGAAACTCTAATTAGCGATGATACCGAAATAATTTTTGAAAATGAAAATCCTTTTTTAAAAATCACTCCTGAAAAATTAATGCTAAAAAACCTTATCACAGGTACGATAACAAATAAATCTCTTGGCGGTACTAATATTAAAAAATACTACTCAAATTCAAAAAAAATTAATATTAAAAGTGATGGAGGAGTTTTTGAAAATGATGAAGAAATTAAAGTCTTTGCAAAATTAGATAGCCAAAAAGTGGAAGTCGGTAAACTAATGGTATGTAAAAATAATGACTACAATGACTACACCACAGAAATATATGTTATTAAATCCTATTTAAGGGATGACCCTAACTTTAGTAAGACTATAATTGATACTGAATTAGCAAAAATTGGAGGAATTCAAGGATTAGAGGATTACTTAAATCAAAAAAGTATGAATCAATCTTTAATTAAGGTTAAATTGATATACGATCAATCCAAAGATTGGGTTTTTAGAAAACAATCCTTGATTAATGCTTCTAATCAACCAAAATACAATGGTATGATTCAAAATCAATCCACTATGTTGATGAGCACTGGAAGGTATATGGATTATATAAACGATAGATTTAAATTAATGTATCCTAATTTAGTAAATAAAAATGCTGTATTTTTATATATAACACCATTTACATCTCCCACCGCTGGTGGTGCATCCTATAACGCTCCCTTAGATAGTAAACATATTATTATTTTTAAAAACAACATAGACCATTTACCCTCCTATGCACATGAAATTGGACATAATTTTGGACTGGAACATTCTTTTGAAGATGATCCAACACTAACTAATGCCATCCTATTAGCAAATGCACAAGCTGATTTAGCGCAAGATGAAGCAACAAAAATATCAACTTTGACAAATAACCGTGCTTTTTATAATGCTAATCCTGAACGAAGACGGGAAGACACAAAAATATTAGATAACAACATACAATATCGAAGAGATAATATCATAGTTTTAAATAATAACCTTTTAAGGTTTTCAAAAAAAGCAACAGAAAACATTATGGACTATGACTTATCTAATCAAAAAGTCTTTTTTAAATGGCAATCTGATATAATGAAGCCTGAAGTTAAAACCTATTATCACTAA
- a CDS encoding type VI secretion system Vgr family protein has translation MALQSNTTIFISGTEITAFKSIELQQSIDSHHRLELVCRMDVLENLTQALGESSKNYLGETITLQTSSLASFSGYRALEFKGIVSQITTIKGHEAGSGDEVVITALSPSFIADDGPHYASYNDVSLAEILDRTFSGYDRSKLEVLIQPNNTATLHYSVQNGESAYSYASRLAAQYGEWFYYNGSKLVFGAPETEELVLTYGFDLKEYNLNLTPQSHNYKFYANDYLLNDVHEKDAKDISSGASGYSGFVSSKSNTIYNKETKVWHNLYNDPQAKQRLDSSIELQKKAIEMQQVKLNGVSDNPGVKLGNIVKVEGANYRVISITHSNRENGDYENRFEAVTADFDAYPNTNINAFPKSGTQPAIVMENTDPHGLGRIRVQMPWQQITGEMTPWIRIVTPHAGGDKGFHFIPEINEEVMVGFEGDNAEHPYMMGSLYNGGAKAGAFQSNANDIKAIKTRSGHVIEFNDTNNGESITIVDKKGNHIIIDTAGESISINALKDININAGENINITAGKNISINAGENMDESAGKNVSIIANKDMMLNASGNMTEMSENRKDLIDGDFSRQSTTSDEYANEMTLFSAEDNLTMQSSKSININSAEKSKLF, from the coding sequence ATGGCATTACAAAGCAACACAACTATATTTATATCAGGAACAGAAATTACAGCATTTAAATCAATAGAACTTCAGCAAAGTATCGATTCCCATCACCGACTAGAACTTGTCTGCCGTATGGACGTTTTAGAAAATCTAACTCAAGCGCTTGGAGAATCTAGTAAAAATTATTTAGGAGAAACCATTACACTTCAAACATCTTCTTTAGCTTCATTTAGTGGTTATAGAGCATTAGAGTTTAAAGGTATCGTCTCACAAATAACCACCATAAAAGGTCATGAAGCTGGTTCTGGTGACGAAGTTGTCATTACCGCCTTAAGCCCATCCTTTATAGCAGATGATGGCCCACATTATGCCTCTTATAACGATGTATCATTGGCAGAAATACTAGACCGTACCTTTAGCGGCTACGATAGATCAAAATTAGAAGTCCTAATACAACCTAATAACACCGCTACCCTGCACTACTCTGTTCAAAACGGAGAAAGTGCTTACAGTTATGCTAGTCGTTTAGCGGCGCAATATGGCGAGTGGTTTTATTATAATGGCTCTAAGTTAGTCTTTGGAGCGCCTGAGACAGAAGAATTAGTATTGACTTATGGTTTTGATCTTAAAGAATATAACCTAAATCTTACGCCACAATCACATAATTATAAATTTTATGCTAATGATTACCTCTTAAACGATGTGCATGAAAAAGATGCTAAAGACATTAGCTCTGGTGCCAGTGGTTACAGTGGTTTTGTTTCTAGTAAATCTAATACCATTTACAATAAGGAAACTAAAGTATGGCACAACTTATATAATGACCCACAAGCTAAACAAAGATTAGATTCTAGTATAGAATTGCAGAAAAAAGCTATCGAAATGCAGCAAGTAAAACTGAATGGCGTTAGTGATAACCCTGGCGTAAAATTAGGAAATATAGTAAAAGTGGAAGGTGCAAACTACAGAGTCATAAGCATTACGCATAGCAATAGAGAAAATGGCGATTACGAAAATAGATTTGAAGCTGTTACTGCCGATTTTGATGCTTATCCTAATACCAACATTAATGCCTTTCCTAAAAGCGGCACACAACCTGCTATAGTAATGGAAAATACTGATCCACATGGTTTAGGTAGAATACGTGTGCAAATGCCATGGCAACAAATAACAGGAGAAATGACGCCTTGGATACGTATTGTAACTCCACATGCAGGAGGAGACAAAGGCTTCCATTTTATACCGGAAATTAATGAAGAAGTAATGGTTGGTTTTGAAGGTGATAATGCTGAGCATCCGTATATGATGGGTAGTTTGTATAATGGAGGAGCAAAAGCAGGTGCTTTTCAGAGTAATGCTAATGATATTAAGGCTATTAAGACTAGAAGTGGACATGTTATTGAGTTCAATGACACAAACAACGGAGAAAGCATTACCATTGTTGATAAAAAAGGTAATCACATTATTATTGATACAGCAGGAGAAAGCATTAGTATAAATGCATTAAAAGATATTAATATAAATGCTGGTGAAAACATAAATATAACTGCAGGTAAAAACATTTCTATAAATGCTGGCGAAAACATGGATGAGTCTGCTGGCAAAAATGTATCTATAATAGCAAATAAAGACATGATGCTAAATGCATCAGGTAATATGACTGAAATGTCAGAAAACAGAAAAGATCTAATCGATGGAGATTTTAGTAGACAATCCACCACATCTGACGAATACGCAAATGAAATGACATTGTTTAGTGCTGAAGACAACTTGACCATGCAAAGCTCAAAATCAATCAATATTAATAGTGCTGAAAAAAGCAAACTCTTTTAA
- the tssD gene encoding type VI secretion system tube protein TssD has product MSFLAKLNIDDDQMNVLECSFGFHQGADNTGRPSQKPRGGQITILIESTNKTDFLEWMISSNMTKNGSIVFYKRDNMSSLKTVDFSEAYCLDYVEDFDAIGSQPLKTRVVISAKEVSIKGTTYTNNWPAKM; this is encoded by the coding sequence ATGTCGTTTTTAGCTAAACTTAATATCGATGATGATCAAATGAATGTTTTAGAGTGCTCCTTCGGTTTTCACCAGGGTGCTGATAATACAGGTCGCCCATCACAAAAACCTCGAGGAGGACAAATAACTATTCTTATAGAATCCACAAATAAAACAGATTTTTTAGAGTGGATGATTTCTAGTAACATGACCAAAAATGGGAGTATCGTCTTTTACAAAAGAGATAACATGTCTAGCCTTAAAACCGTAGATTTTAGCGAAGCATATTGCTTGGACTATGTCGAAGATTTTGATGCTATTGGATCACAACCCTTAAAAACACGTGTTGTTATTTCGGCAAAAGAAGTCAGTATAAAAGGAACGACCTATACAAATAATTGGCCAGCAAAAATGTAA
- the tssD gene encoding type VI secretion system tube protein TssD — MAFKAKLKVGGQEYNVLNSSYELHQETDATGRPSSITRGGKIKLTVESTADTSLSDWMFNNFERRDGSIVFLKRDSDSTSKELKFTEGYMVKYYENFDSTGKNPMSESFVISAKGIGIGNGEHLNDWV; from the coding sequence ATGGCTTTCAAAGCAAAACTTAAAGTAGGTGGACAAGAGTACAACGTTTTAAATTCTTCTTATGAATTACACCAAGAAACTGACGCTACAGGAAGACCTTCTTCTATCACAAGAGGAGGTAAAATTAAATTAACTGTAGAGTCTACTGCAGATACTAGTCTTTCTGACTGGATGTTTAACAATTTTGAGCGTAGAGATGGATCTATCGTTTTCTTAAAAAGAGACAGTGACTCTACTTCTAAAGAATTAAAATTCACAGAAGGTTACATGGTTAAGTATTACGAAAACTTTGATTCTACTGGAAAAAACCCAATGTCTGAGTCTTTCGTGATTTCAGCTAAAGGAATTGGAATTGGTAATGGAGAACATCTTAATGATTGGGTTTAA
- a CDS encoding TssN family type VI secretion system protein, which yields MGSLSSLLSGNAFKISILLFIVGSLVMMLFTKIRKIFSKQKKQAILYAIFILISFALVGFISSSKFLNDTAVNSFIGMQIIFLLLGILHLFIMRKFFAALSEDKSDFFSEFLFTIAITLIGLFAFLNVVTKFRDGINYTFLASSIIFIVPYLSYKLYEFSLLIPVPEYKNWFYPLEVDVKEPTQKELQNPLVISFEFQKKQDIADVTNFRVKAPENMEFGKLFYFFINDYNERHPESQIDFTDYSTQEPHGWIFYRKPSWIKSLKHINFSKTVIANDIREDYVIVCQRTNVI from the coding sequence ATGGGTTCTCTTTCAAGTTTATTAAGCGGTAATGCTTTTAAAATAAGCATCCTTCTATTTATAGTAGGCTCTTTAGTAATGATGCTATTTACCAAAATAAGAAAAATTTTCTCTAAGCAGAAAAAACAAGCTATACTATATGCTATATTTATTTTAATCTCTTTTGCTCTAGTAGGATTTATTAGTTCAAGTAAATTTTTAAATGATACAGCAGTCAATAGTTTTATTGGAATGCAAATTATTTTTTTACTACTAGGTATTCTACATCTATTTATTATGCGTAAATTTTTCGCAGCATTATCCGAGGACAAGTCTGATTTCTTTTCAGAGTTTTTATTTACAATTGCAATAACTTTAATTGGGTTATTCGCCTTTTTAAATGTGGTTACTAAGTTTAGAGATGGTATCAATTATACATTTTTAGCGTCCTCTATAATTTTTATAGTTCCTTATTTATCTTATAAATTATATGAGTTCTCCTTATTAATACCAGTTCCTGAATATAAAAATTGGTTTTACCCGCTAGAAGTAGATGTTAAAGAACCTACCCAGAAAGAACTGCAAAACCCTTTGGTAATTAGTTTCGAGTTCCAGAAAAAACAGGATATAGCCGATGTCACTAACTTTAGAGTGAAAGCACCAGAAAATATGGAGTTTGGAAAACTGTTTTACTTTTTTATTAATGATTATAATGAAAGGCATCCAGAAAGTCAAATAGATTTTACGGATTATAGCACACAAGAACCACACGGTTGGATTTTTTACAGAAAACCAAGTTGGATCAAATCACTAAAGCACATCAACTTTTCTAAAACTGTAATAGCGAACGACATACGAGAAGACTATGTTATTGTTTGCCAAAGGACTAACGTCATTTAA